Genomic segment of Sebastes umbrosus isolate fSebUmb1 chromosome 19, fSebUmb1.pri, whole genome shotgun sequence:
tgGGAGTACATGGTGATCAGTGTTGAATTTCTACAGTTAGTGCATTTTAACTGTTCAAGTGTTACAAATAAACCAATTTCATACTTTTGCCATTTGTCTTATTAATATCAGCTAGTTTTAAACTGCACAGATGATTacaattattttctatttatagtGAACTAAGAGGAATACTAGTATGTcataaagaagtcatagtaggtcaaaaacattttcaaaaatgtcattgtatagtatgtcaaaaaagtcatagtaaagaatgttgaaaaaaggcataatatagtatatcgggaaaaaaaatcatagtatagtatgttgaataaatTCAAAAGGTCATAggacagtatgttgaaaaaagtaaaaaaaatgtcatagtgtagtatggcagaaaagtcacagtatagtatggcaaaaaaatcatgaagaaaacatagtatagtatgtcgaaaatgttcatgaaaaaaagttaaaaaaaagtcatagtaaagcattttgaaagatttcatgaaaaaaagtcatagtaaaacatgttgaaagatttcaccatgaaaaaaagtcaaacttatAGTCATAgtattactatactatgactatatttcatgaaaattttatgaaaaatgtcatgaattaaagtcatagtatagtatgtcgaaaatgttcatgaaatatagtcatagtattactatgactatatttcatgaacatttttgacatactatactatgactttaattcATGccatttttcgatatactatactatgacttttttgcatgacattttttgacatgctatactatgacttttttttaaaactttttttcatggtgaaaactttaaaaaaaaaatgtcatagtgtaGTCCACAAAAAAGTCCacaaaaaagttatagtaaagcatgttgaaaaatttcataaaaaaatgtcatagtgtagtatgtcgaacaatttcatgaattaaagtcatagtatagtatgtcgaaaaaattcattaaaaaaagtcatagtatagtaagtcgaaaaatttcaccaaaaaaagtcatagtatgttgaaatatttcatgaaaaagtcatagtatagtatttcgaaaatgtccatgaaaaaaagtccaaaaaaaagtcagtatagcatgtcgaaaagtttcatgcaaaaaagtcatagtatagtatttcgaaaaatgtcatgaattaaagtcataatatagtatgtcgaaaaatttcatgaaataaagtcatagtatagtaggggagagtggggtaaaATGAGCCAGTGGGTAAGTTGACCCACCCCCTGTATCTTGGCAACTGTGATTATGTTTTGTCATGTGACCATAAATTCACGAAGTACCCATCATTTCTATCTTGCTGTGATGAAGTgaagcacatgggagaagtagTAAGTACTTTTTTAcaccaaaaacagttttttccctaTCAAAGTAAATTTTCTGCATGTCAGGAATAATGAATGTTAGGTCAAAGCAAATTTATCCaggtctaaaaaaatatattatacatgttGGTGATTTACTAAGGTATAACACCATGTTAATCCCTTCGCTAAAGATTAGCCTGAATTGCTAAACTGGGCCATTTTTTCAAAAATGGTAGCTATGGGGCAAAGTGAGCCAAAGGCTATGGGGTAAGTTGAGCCACTGGCTCACTAATATTCTACTATTATTCCGAGCCACTGGCTCAACTTACCCCACCATAAATTAACCAAATTAATTATCTGATGTATAAAATGGTATTACTGTTGAGTGTTACACAACttggtttgatttttttatgtgttaaccTTTATAGAAGAGGGAGATAAAGGAAGTTAAAACAGTTGGTTACAGTGGAACAGCAGAGGCAAAGAGGGTCCTCACagaggaggtagagaaggaGCTTGCAGACCATATCAAGAAGCTGGCTGAACAGTTCCACGGCCTTACTCCAAAGAAATGCTGTGAACTGGCATTGGAATTGGCAGAAAGAACAACCTTCCTGTCCCCAACAACTGGAAAGAGCAGGGTTTAGCAGGTAGGCCTAGGTCAAACCAAAGACCAAGACGAAAATCACAGCGTACAGCAGTTCTGAGGAGAGTGATGTTCCCATCCCATTTGATGACACTTCTGAGCATGAGAGTTCTAATGATGAGAGAAGTGAATCAGACATCTCAGATCTGTCAGTTGGTGACTTTGTCATAGTAAACTTTGTATCCAAAGGCAGAAGCGACCATTACATTGGCTTGGTTGAGAGCCTGGAGGGCAACGAAGTGAGTGCAAGATTTCTCAGAAGAATCCGGGGGAACACTTGACGTGAGAAGCCCACCTTTGTATTCAAGGAAAAGGATGAGGCATCTTTTCCACTGAGTGATGTGCTGAAGGAGCTACCTCAACCTCAAAAGGCTGGAGGAACTGCAAGGAGGGAGCAACAGTTCATATTTCACTGCAACCTTGACGACTGGAATATTGTCGAATATTGAATGATATTTTGATTGTTCAATGGTCTTGAAACTCACAGGTGGTTTGTTCTCACAAGTTCAtaactgtgaaactgtttgtTAACACACTTATGCTGaggtttaaacttaaaaactcagatgttcagtttaccccACGATGGCTCAACTTGCCCACTGACTCGGATCAACTTACCCCTTACCTGGGGCAAGTTGAGCCACAGGAGCACTTTTTTTGGGAAGgtcattttttccagacagctTTGTGATGGATGCATGCTGATCATTTCATTTGATAGGAGAGATCCTGAATTTAAGGTTCAAGTTTTCATTCTGCTTCTGTCTCATTTTTCCTAACCTCGAGGACAGCATAAGTAAAAATTGGCTCATcttaccccactctcccctatgttgaaaaatttcatgaaatatagtcatagtatagcatgtcgaaaaatgtcaccaaaaaaagttatagtatagtatgtcgaaaaatgtcaccaaaaaaagttatagtatagtaggctatgtcgaaaaatttcatgaattaaagtcataatatagtatgtcgaaaaatttcatgaaataaagtcatagtatagtatgtcgaaagatttcatgaaatatagtcatagtatagcatgtcgaaaaatgtcaccaaaaaaagttatagtatagcatgtcgaaaagtttcatgcaaaaaagttatagtatagtatgtcgaaaaatgtcaccaaaaaaagtcatagtatagcatgtcgaaaagtttcatgcaaaaaagtcatagtatagtatgtcgaaaaatgtcaccaaaaaaagttatagtatagcatgtcgaaaagtttcatgaattaaagttatagtatagtatgtcgaaaaatttcatgcaaaaaagtcatagtatagtatgtcgaaaaatgtcaccaaaaaaagtcatagtatagcatgtcgaaaagtttcatgcaaaaaagtcatagtatagtatgtcgaaaaatgtcaccaaaaaaagtcatagtatagcatgtcgaaaagtttcatgcaaaaaagtcatagtatagtatgtcgaaaaatgtcaccaaaaaaagttatagtatagcatgtcgaaaagtttcatgaattaaagttatagtatagtatgtcgaaagattacATGAATtcaaatcatagtatagcatgtcgaaaaatttcatgaaaaaaagttatagtatagtatgtcgaaaaatttcatgaaaaaaaagtcatagtatagtatgtcgaaaaatttcaccaaaaaaagtcatagtatagcatgtcttgactttacgagaaaaaagaaaataacacgtaaaattactactttataatattctgactttattcttgaaatctcagatacattttttttctcaatgtggccctaatactccgtcgtaacgTCATACcacagacctacaacaatgataaataaaaatgaaaatatacacaaaaaacagttattcatatCCACTCattgtttttataaatccacatggagccactggagagctgaagagccgcatgatgctgacccctgatctagcaCAACCTTAGTGTAGCCTCAATTGAACTAAAGCAGTAAAcatatattattactttgttaCTACAGTCTTTGCTCTTTCTTAGACTAGTAAAATGATGAAGTTAAACTGTGTTAATCTCGacagcttcatggaggagtttACTCAACTAGAACTGGTAAggtagctaacattagctatgCTAACTCAACTCAGCTAgtgttagctaactagctaaatAGTGGATGCCATGTGTTATTGACATTATTGTATTGCACAGTATTTCTTTAGTGTTTGATTTCCTCTTGTATCAAACAGAAAATCACAGAGGTTAATGGCAAAAACAACATGATGGAGATCATGCTGGAGGATGCCAATAGACTCATGAAGTTCCATCTGACCAAGGAGAGAAGTGTGATTGAGGGTGAGTGTTTAATCCTTTCATTGGATGAAAACTGAAAGGAAAACTTGAGGTGCAGGTTTATTTTACCTATTTACTACagcatttgttttattgatttgacATATGTCTCCCTCTGCTGGTGATTCTATGCCAAATGACAAATTTGTGAAAATATACTGATGGGCTGAAATATTAAAGGAcatattttttaatacattgTCATGCATTTCAACATTTAAAGATGAATAAAATTCATAGCAACAATGAGATGattatgataatgatgatgactgTACTGTGTCAAATGGTTGTATTTGCACATGCAGTATTGCACTCTAATTTGTAAAGAAAATACTGGATGGGTGAGTTTCAGTATCACATAGTGTTAGATAAAGgtaggaaagaaatacattaaaatacatttcacagGTTGTATGAACTTTATGTCCCTCATTGAGTTGTTTTATATGGAGGatagaacctgccaaaatcaaaaataaatgaaaagataaataaatgacttgataaataaataattttgtcattaaatgcagcaaaattaatatttaaaataaatttagccattaattaattgattaaatgtgagataaattgatatttctgttttaatttgcctcTTTATTTATTGGTCTTTGTCCTTATTTACTattatgtttaattttcccatttatttatttattttctccataTTTTTATACTGGAACCTGTACATATGTATGGCAACTAAAAAGCATCAAACAAACCATGAAATCTTCGTAATTCTATTGATCTACCTGTTGCAGAGAGAGATAGTCTTCTTGTCACAGTGAACAGACTGCAGCAGACTCTGCAGGAGCAGTGCAACCTCAGgggtaagtgcaataaaacactAGActcacaaaaaactatatatatatatatatcctatgCCAACTCTAACACAAGTTAGAGGAGAATATGGAATAAATGGTTCTAGATTTAatactgttgctgttgttattATTGCTGTTTTTCGTAGTAgccatttaattaaattataaattaattaatatttattttagacagaaaacggacaagaaaaataattgtaaataatactaataatccacaattaaaagccgGTACTCTATTAATTTATGGAGCTGTGCAAATCTCTGCATTTTCCTGCGAACACTTGTGTTAGCAATgggattctgtccacagaaaaaacactaGACAGCTTTTAGTTTgatggtatgatgtcaatatacggtcaaaagataattttcactgtctgttttaGCTGTGAACCGCAGCATGCGTAAAAAATAGGCAAAACCTaatctttgcatttttttttttttttaatgtctcttggaaaaatgtgaaaatgtcttattttctgTGTGATATCCAtttagtattatattatttggtAAATAAACCCATAGCACCACTGCTATAGTAATTTACATAAAACGGTAATGTAAATTCTTTGTAAGGATTTACATGATATATTCTGAAACTGTTCATGTTGCAGTGGAGAATGAGAGACTGAAGAACTATATGGCGGACGTGAAACAACAGAATGAGAGAACCGCAGAGGTAAGAACTGAGGCAGGAGTGAACACTAGCAGAATTTATCATTAAATACATTGAAAAGTGAATGTTTCCATTCCCATTGCTGGTCTGTGGACAAGGCAACGCTCTCTGTATGTTGTGATACGAATGTTCGTAATGTTCAGAGACAGCTGACTTTCCATGGGGGGCAAGTTACATTTTCCATTTAACTTATTATTATCTCTAAACATTGTCCTCACACTGTCATCAGGATGGAGAAgctgagctccagcagcttGTCGGTGATATGAGAGCAGAAGCAGAGAGACACAAGAGGGAGCTAGAGGCTGCAAGACAGCAGTGcaggagagaggtggaggatgCCCACAGCCAGCGTTTCCATCAGTGTAAGACCAGACTAAAACAGACAGTGACAGTGCTGATGTTATTAAATGAATTTAGATTATACATGCACAAATAATCCCCCCACAGCCCTAAATTCTCAATGCAAGGCAACGACAGCGGATCAGATATATCCGGAAATTTACATTTAACACTTGTGGTTGTAAAGTAGTTAAACGTGTGGAGCAtttcacacttttatttttcagtgaGACGTTACCAAAGTGACATTGTTAGAGTCCCCTAACAACAATAATGATATCAGCCCACAGCACACAATCTGTATTTGGCTGGGGCCTGCTGTGGTTTTATTTCCCGACAGTGGAAGCTAAAGATGCTGAGGTGAAGAGTCTGCTGGAGAAAAAGGATCTGGATCTGGAGGAGTTGAAGAGGAGGCTGAAAgaccaggagagggagaggcagagcGAGCTCCTGAAGTTACAGATGGAGGTAAATGAAAAGCTACTTCCTACAGTTTTGCTGGAGTGATTTCTTTCTGATTAGCTCAATGAAAAAGGTCAcaagaattatttttttctacgCTTAACAAGCCTGTTGTGCAGATTTACATAGAAATAGACTGGTATTGTTCTATCGCTATTTATCAGCTGATATTAAGCTCCTACCAATGAGTGTTGACCTGTGATGGCCAGCTTCCTCTCTAAGCTTGTTGGTCttttgctctgtttgttttggcaGTTTGGTGCCAAGTTAGCCAGAGTTCAGAGTGCAGCTCAGTGgagccaacagcagcagcagcagcagcaacacggCTCCAACCTTCTTCCACAGAGTGTCTTCAAGAGGGTGAGCAGCCCACACACCACCTTTTACCTCCTCTCTTTTACATTATAGAGGGTCACTAACAAGGTACAAAACACAGTTAAATGGTAATCAATCTGTAACTCAAGATCTTATAGTGCAGGAACATGCAGTATTTCATATTGTAAACCAGTTTGTGCAGGTCAGGAGTGAGGACAGAACCACACGGGGCCACACTAATAAATatcattatattcattttagacagaaaaatgttaagaagcatgtgctcatttgtaaataataataataataatccacaattaaaagcaaatgaagggattctatCCCATAGATTGTGTacaagaagtggatgtagtcactttGACTTCAccgattggtttgtggactgcggttttgaagccttgagttcggcattttgaccgtcgctatcttggtttttgcaagcagaagtgacacgagaggatagagctaagtacaaccgaacgctgaatgacacattttaaggcgactaaaatgttaatattaacttttaggaactgaaaacacaatgtgaaagggttaaagttgtaagacaaaaacatggatgttccagtttctcaaatgtgagcTCTTCTCCGTTTTCATGCCATCGTTGTGAATCGAATagcaatttaaaaatgtcaccTTGGGGTCTGGTAAATTGTGATGTGCATTTTAAATACTAAATTAATCATAAAATAGTAATtcaaaaaatcacaaatgataatgaaaacaatcagtAGTTCCAGCCCAAGAAGAAATTTGATTAGGAATAGCTAAATAGAAAGCCCACCGCAGGCAAACAGCCCGAGCACACTGACTACCATTTACCTGATGCAGCCTTTCACAAGAATCACTGAATAAAAGATGTAGAATTAGTGGGTGGTAATTTTACAGGTAATCACTGTGAGCTGTGCGGTCCTGTTCTGAGAAACGTCTTGTTTATAATGCCTCTCTCTAGTGTAGTGTTTGTGGATTAactgtgcgtgtgcgtgcgtgtgtgtgtcctcagaaGCTGCAGTTTTTCCAGGAGGAGAAGAATAAGGAGATTGTGGCTCTGCGTCAGAGAATCAAAGAGCTGGAAGAGAACCAGCGCGCCGGCGGCTTCCACGACAGCCGTctgaagaggagaaagatgtAGTTTGTCTAGAGGCTAGCAAGCTGTTGACCTGTCAGCTCTGCAGGTGCATGAATCTCCTGACTTTCTAGGAGGGCAGGAGTGACTTAAAGTGTTTTTGAAATTTCCAGATTTATAATTCAGTTGCATTTCAAAGCAAAATTCAGTTCCTCAGAGTTGTATTTTACAGATCACTTATTTATCTATGATGCTTCTTGTGCACTGTCATGCTCGACTAGATTTGCAGTTTCACCAACCCTGCTTGCAGCTGACTCTCAGTGTGCAGAGAGCACATGTAAATACAGGCTGTATTCCTATCTAAGGCTTTAATCCAATCAGACGCCTGCATGGGAGGGCAGCTGGGGGGAGGCGCTGAAGCAGGAGAAACGCACTTCTGAGTGAATCAGTTAGCTGGAAGGCCAATCCCACTTAATTAAACGTGTTTATCTCCTTTgattcaaagaaaaaaataaattatttatcaaATTTCTCCTAATTTCTTTTTAGATTCCTTGAAGTCAAACTTGTGTTCTACTAATCTTGAGCTCTTGAACTCTACTTCCTGTAATTTGTGTTCAAGGATTTACCATTGTTGCTGTTTAAGAAAGTAAAAGTGCAAAGATCTGCTTCCCTCAGTAGCCTAAAACTTTTACGTCTACCAGAAAAATTCTTTAAGAATCGATTTTTAACACAAGAGTGGAGCGTTCAGTGAGAACATTCATAGTAATGCAGTCCTCCTTCAGCTCAATACCAAGATGCAATTCTGCGATTGATTAAGTATGTCGGAGCCAAATTGATACTTGAATTTGGAGGACTGTGTAGatattttatttaagttaaaaacaaatctgcTCCGAGGGACACATTGGccaatatttgttttacaacATTATGTTTTTAACAAATCGCATAAACCAACTCTTTTGATAGGGATCCCTtccattttttcagattatgagacaggtaatctgaa
This window contains:
- the LOC119478453 gene encoding coiled-coil domain-containing protein 152-like, which gives rise to MMKLNCVNLDSFMEEFTQLELKITEVNGKNNMMEIMLEDANRLMKFHLTKERSVIEERDSLLVTVNRLQQTLQEQCNLRVENERLKNYMADVKQQNERTAEDGEAELQQLVGDMRAEAERHKRELEAARQQCRREVEDAHSQRFHQLEAKDAEVKSLLEKKDLDLEELKRRLKDQERERQSELLKLQMEFGAKLARVQSAAQWSQQQQQQQQHGSNLLPQSVFKRKLQFFQEEKNKEIVALRQRIKELEENQRAGGFHDSRLKRRKM